TTCGCTGCCAATTTCCTCGCCGATCAATATTTTTCCACCGGCTGAAATATCGATATTATAAGCCTCATCGCCAAAAGCATATTCGTACTCTTTAGCCTTGATTTCGATATCGTCATTCTGATGGGTAATCCGGATTCGGTGTCCACCTGACCGCATCACCAACTTCGCTCCCGGAAGGGTATCAACTAGTGAGAGAATTACATCCCCGCCCGCGCGCAAATCCACATCATCCGATAGATTCAATCGGGCAAGTCGAATATTCCCTCCTGCAACAATATCCTCATTAATTGTCAAATCCAAAGCTCTGAAATCAGCACCGACTCTCCCAACATAAGTCAATCCCGCGACCTCCTCGGCTTTGAAATTTCCTCCAACTTTTTCAACCGATACATCCCCAGTTACATCTTTTATCAGGCAGACCCCGCCGACTTTCTCACAGCGTAGCGAAGCGACCTTATCCACCACCAGGTTACCGCCCACCTTTTCCAAAAGAATTTCGCCGGAGGAATCTCGGACAGCGCAGTTGCCACCGGTCCGTTCCAAATGTGCAGATCCCACCTGGGTCAGCACCAAATTTCCCATTACCTTTTCAATCGTAATATCACCGCGAATATTCTTGATGCTAACGGAGCCCATCCCCTTCTCAATTTGAATTGAGGAATCGACAGGTACGGTGACACTACAGGATGAATTGGCCGTTAGATATACATGACCATCCTCTTCCATCAGTGTTGCAAGTTGCGGGGCATCAATTTCACATTGCACCTGGTCCTGCTGGACGCCTTCAATTTTCAGCCCACCATAAGCCTTCAGATGGATAACGGGGTCGGATTGAGAAATTTGCAAGATGTGGCTCATAATTGCATCCTTTGATCTTAAAACAGGATTGAAAAATTGATATTCAAAATAATATTATCATGTAAGTCAATATTGTCAAGCGTATCCTAAGATTTCTTTATATTCTAAAGGTATATTATTAATTATTCCCAAACTAAATTGAATATTTCCTTTTTTCAACAGTTTTCAGGAGAAAAAATGAACTACTTTTTAACGGTTTGTTAAGAATAGAATAAAATAGTTGTGATAATATTGAGATATCCGAAATTAGTGTTATCCTCTATCTTTAAATTTATATAGCACATTTCTGCTAAGTACCAGAAAGTTGCCCCTTACATCAATACCTTTCACTCTGATCAATTTGGGCGCTCTTATGGTATCCCTCACCACCTCACTTCAAAATTAGCAGCCAGACCCTAATTATTTGGTGTTCCATATTTTAAGTATTAGGAAACTTTTTATCTTTGATGAGAAGGAGGTGAATCTTATATCAAATTACAATCAATGTTTTTCCACTAACGGACGAAACAAGCATTAGCCAAATTTTCAAAGGAGAAGTAAAAAATGAAATCTAGAAAATTGTTTTTCTTGGTCGCTCTCGTTGTTGTCGCAAGCATGATCCTTTCCGCTTGCCAGACACCCACCGAGGAACCTGTCGTCGAGACCGAAGCGCCAGAAGCAACTGAAGCAGTCGTTGAAGAGACCGAGGTTGCCACTGAAGAAGCTGCCCCAGAATTCCTCTGGACACAGCCCTTGCGCGAAGCTATTGCTGCCGCTATCGACCGCGAAGTCATCGTTGACCGCGTTTTCGAAGGCCGCAACGTTCCTGCTTATCACATGGTTCCCGATGGCTATCCATACGCCACCCAGCCGTTCTTCGACAAATACGGCACCCGTGACCTGGATATGGCTATCTCCCTGCTTGAGGGTGAAGGCTATACCGCAGACAATCCATTTGTCTTCGACCTTTGGTTCCCCCCCGAGCACTACGGCACAACCACAGCTGACGTTATGCAGGTTATCAAAGAACAACTCGAAGAAACCGGTTTGATCGTGGTCAACCTGAACAGCATGAACTGGGCTGAATATGTCGATGGCTTCGTTGCCGGCGATCTGCCCTTCTTCATCCTCGGTTGGTTCCCGGATTTTGCCGATCCTGAGAACTGGCTCTCCCCATTCTCCTCCTGCCTGCAGTCACCTGACAATGGTGTGAACTACTGCAATGAGCAAATGGATGCACTCCTGCTGGCTGCCGCTTCCTCATCGGATCCCGCGGAACGTACAGACCTTTACCAGCAAATTGGTGAACTCTACGCTGAAGATGTCCCCACCATCCCGTTATTCTGGGAACCCGAATTCATCACCTATGCTGACGGTGTTGAAGGCGTCGTTGTTGGCCCACCTTTTGAGTTCAACTATAACGTCCTGAGCTTCACCGAAGATGCCATACCGGCCTCCGGCAGCATGGACACCATCATCATCGGCACCACCGACGAGGTCAACAGCCTCGACGCTGACGATGCCTATGCAACCCATGACTGGGAAATCATCAAGAACACTGGCGCTGCCCTGCTGTCCTACGTCCCCGGCACCTCCGAGCTCGTTCCCGGCACAGCCGTCGACTTCCCGGTTGTTAGTGAAGATGGTCTTTCCTACACCTTCACCCTCCGTGATAACTTGATGTTCGCTGACGGCACCCCTGTGACCGCTGCTGACTACGTCTACTCCTGGGATCGTTTGAACGCTCTTGAGGGCCAGGTTTCCGGCCTGATCCAGCTCTACGTTGATAGCGTTGAAGCTGTTGATGACCTGACCGTGAAATACAACCTCAAAGCCTCCTTCGGGTTCTTCCCGGCCTTAGCTGCTACCGCTCCTTTCGTTGCAGTTAATCCCGCTGAATTCACAATGGATGTCATCAATGCTTTCCCAGAGGTTCTGGATGGGGTTGGCCCATATAAGATGGTCTCCCACACACCCGGCGAGCAGATGGTTCTCGAAGCTAACGAATACTACTTCGGCGATGATGCTGCCATTATCCCGAATGTGATCATCCGCTACTTCGCTGATCCGACCACCATGTCCAATGCCATTGAATCAGGCGAGATCGACGTTGCCTGGCGGACCCTCGGTCCCGTTGAGGCTATCCGCTTGATGGAAGTGGAAGGCGTGACTGTCGTCAAAGTTGACGCTCCTGCTCTCCGCTACATGGTCTTCAACCACACCTACGTATCACCTGAATAAGGAATACTATTGTTATGTCAGGCTTCAGATTATTCAATGATTTGGCCAGATTAGAAGTTTGTCCGGCTGCCTATCAGGCGGAGCCTGAAAAACTGTAAGTTGAACGCGTGCAAGAAGATTGAGGGCGAGGGAAACCTTGCCCTCAATCATAAATATCAGAACGACTCTTTGGAGTAGCGATTATGTCCAACTCATTACGACGGTACCTGATCACCCGTCTCCTCATGACCATCCCGATGGTACTGATCCTCGTAACGATGATCTTCTTCATCATGAGGGTATTGCCTGGTGATCCCATTCGCTCACAACTCGGGCCACGGGTCAGTGAAGAACAAGCCGATGCACTCAGAGAACGATTAGGTCTAAACCGGCCTATACTGGTCCAGTATTTTGATTTTATTGGGGATATGGTTACTTTTAACTTTGGAACAGCCCTTACCCAGGGCGAACGTCCCATCAAGGATGAGCTGGGAGAGCGACTGCCGGCTACCATTGAATTGACTGTCCCCGCCATGACGGTTACTGCACTAATTGGTATTTTTTCAGGAGCTTATGCCGCCAAAAACCGTAAGAAGCCCATAGATTACATTATTCGGTTACTAAGCATCATCATGTCGTCCATCCCAATTTTCTTTATGGGCTTGCTCTTTCAAATTGCCCTATCGGTGAAATTTCCTATCCTTCCCTTATCTGGACGGATGGACACCTTGATGCTGACGAATTTCGAATCGCCAACGAACTTTTATGTTATCGATGCAATTATTACTGGTAACTGGCCCGCCTTAGGCTCAGCTCTGTCCCACCTGATCATGCCTTCCATCACCCTCGGTCTGGCTCTGTCAGGGGTGTTCGTCCGGTTAACCCGTGTCAATATGATCGAAATGCTTCAATCAGATTTCATCACGGCCGGCCGGGCAAGGGGCATCGCTGAAAATCGGCTGGTCTATAAACATGCATTGAGAAATACATTCATCCCAATCCTCACCATGCTGGGACTTCAATTTGCCATTCTCTTGGCAGGTGCTGTGTTGACTGAAACGACCTTCTCATGGCCCGGTGTTGGCCGGTACCTGGTCGACCGTATCCAATTGCGTGATTACACAGCCGTCCAGGCAACCATCGCCGTTTTCGCTATGTTCGTAGCGTTTGTCAGTCTATTGATGGATATCCTCTACGCCTTTATCGATCCCCGGATTCGGTACTAAACGTGTGTGGAATGAACTTGAGAGAATACTATGAAAAATGACACAAATCAAAATGTGAAAACAGATTCCAGCACAGAAACACCCGATTGGCTGCTTGATCTTGATAAAGTTGGCTTTGTTCGCCGCCTTTTCATTGCCAGAAAATGGTACGGTGGTGATTGGTGGTTTGTTGCCATCAGTTCTGTGTTGCTGTTTTTTATTATCCTGGTCGGTATTTTCCCCCAATGGTTCGCCCCCTACGATCCTTCGGCGGAAGTTGGCCCCTCCTTGTTGGCACCGGGAGAGACACCTTCCTCCTACGTGTTAGTGGCACCCATTGAAGCCGGGAATATCACTGTGAAGGATATTGGTGAGAAAACCAATAACATCGGATTCATCATCGGTAGCCCTGCCAGTCAGGCGCTGCGTGAAGCAACTGATGCATTGAACGAGTCCGCTCCGGAAGGCGTCCGCTATCAACCCCGCCAAAACCGGTTCGAAACCCTCGAAGAAGGGCTTGATGCCCTGGTTTTGGGTGAAATTGATGGCTTCGTAGTCGCCCCGGATGTTCTGAGTGATGTCTTGACCAGCTATCCGACTTTACAAGTCGCCAACACCCTCCGAGAGGAAGATGCGAAGGGTTTCGTGATGGGCACCAACCAAATCGGGCAGGATGTGTTCAGCCGGATCATTTGGGGCACTCGGATCGCCCTGATCGTCGGCCTCTCCTCTGCCTTGGTCTCTTTGGTGGTCGGTGTTCCGCTGGGCCTGATCAGTGGTTTCACCGGCGGTCCCTTGGATCGTGTCCTGACAGTCATCATGGACAGCCTCTACTCGTTCCCGGGCCTGATCCTGGCGATTGCTATTGCCGCCGTTCTGGGTGCTGGTATCGGCAACATCATTGTTTCGATCGCTGTCCTCTATATCCCAACGTATTTCAGGATTGTTCGCGGCCAAACCCTTAGCGTGAAAAAAGAACTCTACGTGGAAGCCGCCCGAAGCCTGGGTACCAGCTGGTCGAAGATCCTGACGAAATACATCTTCCCCAATGTTATCCCCTCGGTGGTGATCATCTTCTCCGTGAACGTCGGTGATGCCATCCTGACTGAAGCCGGTCTGAGCTTCCTCGGATTTGGCTTGCCGCCAAACACCCCCGACTGGGGTATTGACCTCGCTCGCGGCCAGGACTATGTCCGCCGGGCCTGGTGGCTGATTACCTATCCCGGTCTGATGGTCACCATGGTGACGCTCTCATTCAGCATGCTGGGAGAGAGCCTTTCTGAAATCCTGAACCCGAAATTAACGGACCAATAAGCCATGAATGATAAAAAAGTTTTGATGCAAGTTCGTGATCTTTCTGTAAAATATAAAACCCGATTGGGATTGGTCAGCGCAGTTGACCATGTCTCCTTTGATATCTATGAGGGAGAAATCCTTGGGCTGGTAGGTGAAAGCGGCTGTGGGAAAAGCACCATGGGCAAGGCCCTGATGCGCATGATCCAACCTCCCGGTAAAATCACTGGCGGCGAATTGGTCTTCAATGGCGAAGATATCATGCAGTACGATGAAAAACAGATGCAGGATTTTCGTGGCCGTAATGTGAGTATGATCTTCCAGGACCCCATGACCTCCTTGAACCCTGTCCAAAGGGTCGATGAGCACCTGGTTGAAGCCATCCAGGTCCATAATCCCGACATCTCCAAAGAAGAAGCCCTGGAAAGGGCCAGCGTCATGATTGAAGAACTGGGCATCCAGAGTGACCGGATGGGCAGCTATCCCCACCAGCTTTCCGGTGGGATGCGCCAACGGGTGATGGTTGCCTTGGGGTTGATCCTCAACGCCAACCTCATTATTGCTGATGAAGCGACGACTTCTCTGGATGTCATCGTGGAAGCCAAATTAGCCGACCAATTCCGTGATATCCGTGAAGAGTTCGGTGTCACGCTATTAGTCATCACTCACAATATCGCTCTGGTGGCTGAACTTTCCGATCGGCTGGCTGTGATGTATGCCGGTCATGTCGTGGAAATCGGCGATGTGTATAACATCTTCGACAATCCGCTCCACCCCTATACGAAAGGCCTGCTTCATTCGGTTCCGAATATTAAACTGGATGAGGAAAATGAGCTTTATAAGATGCCCGGCGAGCCCCCGAACCTGACCCACCCACCCAGCGGCTGCCGGTTCCATCCCCGTTGTCCCAAGGCTTTGGAGATATGCTCCAAACTGGAGCCCGACCTGGTCGAGATCGGTTCCGGACGCCATGTCAAATGCTGGCTCTATGAAGACCATCCCGATAAAACCGAACCAACCATTGAGGTGGAATTATGACAGACATAGAAAAACGCCCTCAATCCAATAACAACGACTATCTGGTGGAAGTCGAACACCTGAAGAAATACTTCCCTGTTCAGACCAGTTTCATCGACCAAATCTTTTCCAAAGAACGGGATTATGTTCGCGCCGTGGATGATGTTACTTTCAAAATTCGGCGCGGTGAGGTCCTTGGCCTGGCAGGAGAAAGCGGCAGTGGCAAGACGACCATCGGACGGGTTACCATCGGTTTGGAAGAAAAGACCGAAGGCGAAGTCAAATTTGATGGCATGGATCTTTCCACATTAACTGCTGGAGAACTGCGAAGATTACGCCGCCGCATGCAGGTTATTTTCCAGGACCCCATGGCCTCCTTGAATCCCCGAATGTCGTTGGGGAATGCCATTCAACAGGGTCTTGAGATCCACTACCCTGAATCCAAAGAACAACATCGTGATATAGTTCTGGAGGTTATGGAAAAAGTCGGCCTGACCCCGGCCCTGTTCTATTACAACAAATTCCCCCACCAGATCTCAGGCGGCCAACGTCAGCGTGTTGTGATTGCCCGGGCCCTGGTTACTAAACCAGAACTGGTGCTGGCGGATGAACCGATCGCCATGGCGGATGTCAGTGTGCGCGCCCAGCTGTTGGACCTGATGGTGCAACTGAAGAACGAATTCAATCTGACCTTCCTCTTCATTACCCATGACCTGGCGACGGCAAAGTATATCTGCGATCGAATTGGCATCCTCTACCTCGGGAAAATAGTGGAGATCAGTGATCTGCGTGAGGTCTATGCCCACCCGATGCACCCCTACACCATTGCCTTGCTGGCAGCGGTGCCTGTGCCTAACCCACACGAACGGCGCCAGGAGCCCATGCCCAGCGGTGAGATCCCCAACCCGATCCATCCGCCATCCGGCTGCCGCTTCCACCCTCGCTGCCCCTATGCAAAGGAGATTTGTTCGGAAGAAGAGCCGCAATTGCGTGAGCTTCGCCCCGGACATCAGGTTGCCTGTCACTTTGCAGAACAATTCAAATAGATTCTTCATTCGTTGAAGAACTCAAAGCCAATAGTATCAAAAACGGCCCTCCATTTGTGAGGGCCGTATTCTTTAGGTTCTAAGCGTTCAATTCTGAGATTAAAGCTACATGGCCTTCCAGAGCCAAAATTGTGCAGATCTCATCGTTCAATTGCCACAGGTAAGGTTCAGTAGAATCAAGAAGGACCTTACTGTGAGGATAACGCTGTTTCAGGGCAGAGAACCTCTCTGGCAGGGTGACAACCCGGTCCCCTTCCACCAGCTTGTCACAGAAATTCACCAACTTCATCTCCCATGAAAAAGCCGACAGATCTTGCGTTAGAAAAATCCCCAAAAGGTGGTTACGAACGATTTCCGCCAACTCGGGATAGCCTCGCTGTGATAGAAACTCAGCACTGACTTGACCATGCTGGCCTGATTGTTGGAGTGTCTGAATTTTATCTAGGTCATGCACAAGTGCGGCCCGGTGTGTCAGGATCGGATCGATTGCCATACCTGCATGCCGCATCCAGACGGCCAGCTTATAGGCAGCCTCAGCTACCCTGGTCACATGCCGCTGAACATTCTCCGGCATAGACCATTCTTCCCACCAATTCAAGCACTGGTCCACGCTGGGGCGTGAGACCATTGATGCCAGGTTTGTCAACTTCTCACATCCTGAGATATCCAGATCGTGCACAGGCATTTCAGCTGGGGCAAGCGAGTCGGTTTCATTCAGCCATAGAACATAATCAAACTGCCCCCGCTTTTCTGGCAAAGGTTCATAGGCATCATCCATGAAAATAGCTACCTTATGGTCAGATCTTTCCTGAGGCCTCCAGCCGCCTTTCAGAGCATGGTGAAAAGTCATACGTTCTACATGAAGCGAATTCAACTGGCCATTTAGGTCAAAACGATCGTTAAAATATTCCCTCAAACGCTCAAAAAGGGACTCGGATTCCAGATAAATGTGTAAATCACCCCGCATCACTTACCCAACCTTTTCAGCACTCTTTTTCTGAAATACGACCGGAATCAACGGGAAAGCCAACAGGTTGAATACCGCCAGCAGAGCAAATGTGAGCGGAAAATCCAATGAATCAACGAGCAAGCCCGTCACCGCCAAGCCAATCCCCGTTCCGATATTGGCAATAGCCATCAGAATTGAGAACATCGAAGCAGCAATCCGGGGATCTGTGCGCGCCATGGACGCTGCGAAATAAACCGTCTCATAAAAGCCGAACGCGAAACCAAATAGCAGCGCCACAATAAAAGCAATCCAGGGATTGGGAATGAACAGAAATAACAGAATGGACAGAAAAGAGACTAACATCGCATATTTCACCGAATTGCGGTGACCGAGTTTATCCGTCCAGCGTCCTCCCATCAAACCACCTACAATAATGCCTACCCCCCACACGCCGGAATAAAGCCCCGCCAGGAAAGTGGAAATCATAAACCGTTTTTCAAAGAAGGGATTCATAATTTCGGCAACTGAGTTAATAATGAAAGAATATAATGCGCCAATCAGAGCAAGGCTTAATATCTCTTTGCGGGCCAGGCTCTTGAAAGCTGACCATTCAAAAGCTGGATGTTCCTTGACCCGGCTCTCCTTAATAAAGAAGGCCAACAGGAATGCCACGGTGCTGATCCCTGCTAATGACCAAAACGCTGCATGCCAGGAAACGAAATTCGCAAAAGCGCCAAAGAAAACACTGATAATCGCCACGCCCAGTGCCCGACCTCCGACCATCAAGCCCTGGATCGTTCCCTGGTCCTCTTCTGGCGTCGTATCCAATGCCAGACCATCCGTGGCGGTATCATAAAGCGCCATCCCCATCATCATCAGAAAGCCTAGCAGGGCATAGAGACTAAAATTCAAACCAGGGTCAATAAATGGGACTATGATCAATGTCACCACTTGGATGGCAACGCCAATTAATATGTAGGGCTTGCGATATCCCATCCCCAGGAGATTAACCTTGTCCGACAACATCCCCAGAAAAATCTTGAGAACAAAAGGCAGCATCCCGATCAGGCCAATCAACCCGACGCCCTTCATATCTACGCCAAAAGATAGAAGATAAATTGCATTGAAGCCGGTGAAATAACTGAGTATCGCCCCCTGGATAAAATAAAGCAGACTGAAAATGATATATCTGAAGGTTTTGCTCATGGCGGCTCCTCGTTGATCTGCGGGGATAGTTAATTCAATAAAGTATAGTTGACAAAGATGACCAGGTCAACAAAGGAAGAAGGCTATGAAAGCGAAATTCGCCCATTAACATGAGGGAAATTACGGTATAATAATCCAGCTAGCCCCCGTAGCTCAATGGATAGAGTACCTGACTTCGAATCAGTTGGTTGCGCGTTCGAGTCGCGCCGGGGGCGCTATATGTTCTCGAATTGAGTCTGTTGGACTTTCATTTAGGTTGGGACAACTTATTTAGTCAAGAGATAGACGCGAAAAATCCTATGAATTTCTGTTAATTCTTCTCAGGATTCCTCTCGATCACATTCAAATGATAGCTATGATTTTCTATTCATTTCCCAATTCTTAACCAGACCTTCATCTCCCTGGAAAGTATCCCCTACGAAAGATATAAAGAAAACAGGTCTTCTGGACTATTAAAATAAAACCAATATCTGTTTATACTTACCTAACATTTAAGAATGGGAAACTTGTTATGGGAGCAAAGACAAAATTTTCAAAAGAAATTATTGAAGATCTTCTCTTACCGTATAACAAGGGAAGACTTGTAAGTTTCAAAGCAATACCTCAAGGAACCGTTCAATCGAATTATCTTGTGGTAACATCCGCAGGAAAATTCATTCTTAGATATTACGAGAATCGTTCCTCTTATTCAGTACTGTTTGAAAGCGAATTGTTATCTTTCCTGGCATCAAACAAATACCCGTGTCCCCACATCATAAAGGATCAAAAAGACAATTATGTTGGCAGTTTTCAAAGCAAACCCTATGCCCTCTTTAAATTCATTGAAGGTCACCCTGTCAAAAAATTATCACCAGCCCAAAAGAGCCAAATAATTCATAAAGTAGCTGAATTACAAATCCTAACCCAGAACTTTCATTCAGTGTATCAAGATTCTCGATGGAATTATAATGTTCCGCTATGCCGAGATCTGGCTACAAGTACTGCCCAAGACATAAATACTATTGATGCGTATAACAAATTATCATGGATTGAACAACAATTAGCTTTGCTCGTGTTCCCGGACAATCTTCCTAAAGGGATCTGTCATTGCGATTTCCACTATTCAAACGCATTGTTCCATGGAGGCCATCTGGTGGGGCTGATTGATTTTGATGACGCTAACCACACCTTCCTATCTTTTGATCTGGCTTGCCTGGTCGACACCTGGGCATGGCTCTATCCATCGGAAACTTTGGATATTCAAGCAGCTAAAACAATTATCCAGGAATATGAGACTATTCGTCCTCTTAGCTCTATCGAGAAACATCATTTTTTCGACATCTATATTTTAAGCATTCTGTTTGACTCTATCTGGTCCTTTAACCGTGGATCAGTCGGGAGCTTTTACGAACAGAAGAAGATCGAATACCTTGCCTCCCTCGGAAGAATTTACCTA
This Chloroflexota bacterium DNA region includes the following protein-coding sequences:
- a CDS encoding ABC transporter ATP-binding protein; translated protein: MTDIEKRPQSNNNDYLVEVEHLKKYFPVQTSFIDQIFSKERDYVRAVDDVTFKIRRGEVLGLAGESGSGKTTIGRVTIGLEEKTEGEVKFDGMDLSTLTAGELRRLRRRMQVIFQDPMASLNPRMSLGNAIQQGLEIHYPESKEQHRDIVLEVMEKVGLTPALFYYNKFPHQISGGQRQRVVIARALVTKPELVLADEPIAMADVSVRAQLLDLMVQLKNEFNLTFLFITHDLATAKYICDRIGILYLGKIVEISDLREVYAHPMHPYTIALLAAVPVPNPHERRQEPMPSGEIPNPIHPPSGCRFHPRCPYAKEICSEEEPQLRELRPGHQVACHFAEQFK
- a CDS encoding ABC transporter permease codes for the protein MGTNQIGQDVFSRIIWGTRIALIVGLSSALVSLVVGVPLGLISGFTGGPLDRVLTVIMDSLYSFPGLILAIAIAAVLGAGIGNIIVSIAVLYIPTYFRIVRGQTLSVKKELYVEAARSLGTSWSKILTKYIFPNVIPSVVIIFSVNVGDAILTEAGLSFLGFGLPPNTPDWGIDLARGQDYVRRAWWLITYPGLMVTMVTLSFSMLGESLSEILNPKLTDQ
- a CDS encoding ABC transporter permease, with translation MSNSLRRYLITRLLMTIPMVLILVTMIFFIMRVLPGDPIRSQLGPRVSEEQADALRERLGLNRPILVQYFDFIGDMVTFNFGTALTQGERPIKDELGERLPATIELTVPAMTVTALIGIFSGAYAAKNRKKPIDYIIRLLSIIMSSIPIFFMGLLFQIALSVKFPILPLSGRMDTLMLTNFESPTNFYVIDAIITGNWPALGSALSHLIMPSITLGLALSGVFVRLTRVNMIEMLQSDFITAGRARGIAENRLVYKHALRNTFIPILTMLGLQFAILLAGAVLTETTFSWPGVGRYLVDRIQLRDYTAVQATIAVFAMFVAFVSLLMDILYAFIDPRIRY
- a CDS encoding HDIG domain-containing protein, which codes for MDDAYEPLPEKRGQFDYVLWLNETDSLAPAEMPVHDLDISGCEKLTNLASMVSRPSVDQCLNWWEEWSMPENVQRHVTRVAEAAYKLAVWMRHAGMAIDPILTHRAALVHDLDKIQTLQQSGQHGQVSAEFLSQRGYPELAEIVRNHLLGIFLTQDLSAFSWEMKLVNFCDKLVEGDRVVTLPERFSALKQRYPHSKVLLDSTEPYLWQLNDEICTILALEGHVALISELNA
- a CDS encoding MFS transporter, which gives rise to MSKTFRYIIFSLLYFIQGAILSYFTGFNAIYLLSFGVDMKGVGLIGLIGMLPFVLKIFLGMLSDKVNLLGMGYRKPYILIGVAIQVVTLIIVPFIDPGLNFSLYALLGFLMMMGMALYDTATDGLALDTTPEEDQGTIQGLMVGGRALGVAIISVFFGAFANFVSWHAAFWSLAGISTVAFLLAFFIKESRVKEHPAFEWSAFKSLARKEILSLALIGALYSFIINSVAEIMNPFFEKRFMISTFLAGLYSGVWGVGIIVGGLMGGRWTDKLGHRNSVKYAMLVSFLSILLFLFIPNPWIAFIVALLFGFAFGFYETVYFAASMARTDPRIAASMFSILMAIANIGTGIGLAVTGLLVDSLDFPLTFALLAVFNLLAFPLIPVVFQKKSAEKVG
- a CDS encoding ABC transporter ATP-binding protein encodes the protein MNDKKVLMQVRDLSVKYKTRLGLVSAVDHVSFDIYEGEILGLVGESGCGKSTMGKALMRMIQPPGKITGGELVFNGEDIMQYDEKQMQDFRGRNVSMIFQDPMTSLNPVQRVDEHLVEAIQVHNPDISKEEALERASVMIEELGIQSDRMGSYPHQLSGGMRQRVMVALGLILNANLIIADEATTSLDVIVEAKLADQFRDIREEFGVTLLVITHNIALVAELSDRLAVMYAGHVVEIGDVYNIFDNPLHPYTKGLLHSVPNIKLDEENELYKMPGEPPNLTHPPSGCRFHPRCPKALEICSKLEPDLVEIGSGRHVKCWLYEDHPDKTEPTIEVEL
- a CDS encoding homoserine kinase, translated to MGAKTKFSKEIIEDLLLPYNKGRLVSFKAIPQGTVQSNYLVVTSAGKFILRYYENRSSYSVLFESELLSFLASNKYPCPHIIKDQKDNYVGSFQSKPYALFKFIEGHPVKKLSPAQKSQIIHKVAELQILTQNFHSVYQDSRWNYNVPLCRDLATSTAQDINTIDAYNKLSWIEQQLALLVFPDNLPKGICHCDFHYSNALFHGGHLVGLIDFDDANHTFLSFDLACLVDTWAWLYPSETLDIQAAKTIIQEYETIRPLSSIEKHHFFDIYILSILFDSIWSFNRGSVGSFYEQKKIEYLASLGRIYLENFLFS